A DNA window from Calliphora vicina chromosome 1, idCalVici1.1, whole genome shotgun sequence contains the following coding sequences:
- the Npc2b gene encoding ecdysteroid-regulated 16 kDa protein: protein MKSFICLTIAVTLLAASAMATTVRNCPKTKARLLEQGDVTISNCPKSKCTLKRNTDVSIEMKVIPTRDFKELNSDIQGIILDVPLPFPGYYGTSACPHIYDAEGKNQVGCPLKAGETYIYKNSFKILPIYPTVSLDIHWGLGDKQGDAACFQVPAKIKA, encoded by the exons atgaagagttttatttgtttaacaattgcAGTGACTTTGTTGGCCGCATCAGCCATGGCCACAACTGTTAGAAATTGTCCAAAAA CCAAAGCACGTCTTCTGGAGCAGGGTGATGTTACCATTTCCAATTGTCCCAAAAGCAAATGCACCCTGAAACGCAATACGGATGTCAGTATTGAAATGAAAGTCATACCAACACGTGATTTCAAAGAATTAAACTCCGATATACAAGGCATTATCTTAGATGTTCCTCTACCGTTCCCCGGTTATTATGGCACCAGCGCTTGTCCACACATCTACGATGCTGAGGGCAAAAATCAAGTGGGTTGTCCACTAAAAGCCGGCGAAACTTATATTTACAAGAATAGTTTTAAGATTTTACCCATTTATCCCACGGTAAGCTTGGATATACATTGGGGTTTGGGTGATAAACAGGGTGATGCAGCCTGTTTCCAAGTACCAGCCAAGATTAAAGCTTAA